One genomic region from Anticarsia gemmatalis isolate Benzon Research Colony breed Stoneville strain chromosome 7, ilAntGemm2 primary, whole genome shotgun sequence encodes:
- the LOC142974111 gene encoding fork head domain-containing protein FD4-like, with the protein MAARTGDRSKWRRRKCSKSPSEDDNDCASLAWLLNFRLDDFVNIKVPDDEPVLKEPKVEYFDTPPAPKKPPYTYPELIERALRENGELTVSAIYQWISDRFPFYKANDERWKNSVRHNLSINPHFRKGARAPQGAGHLWSLAANAIDLLPLRDRIVFEDKKPILGVEKTRILGFPKVIVLDEAAIAAASIIPDQDLFTGSTMFLNPVSTEQVVRESGLISVD; encoded by the exons ATGGCGGCTAGAACAGGTGACAGGTCGAAATGGAGACGAAGAAAATGCTCCAAAAGTCCTTCAGAAGACGACAATGATTGTGCGAGCCTCGCTTGGCTGTTGAACTTCAGATTGGATGATTTCGTGAATATAAAAGTGCCGGATGACGAGCCTGTTTTGAAGGAGCCGAAGGTTGAATACTTTGATACACCACCGGCGCCAAAGAAACCTCCGTATACATATCCTGAGCTGATTGAAAGAGCTTTGAGGGAAAACGGGGAGTTGACTGTGTCTGCAATTTATCAGTGGATCTC TGACCGTTTCCCATTCTACAAAGCCAACGATGAGCGTTGGAAGAACTCTGTCCGACACAATCTGTCCATCAACCCCCACTTCCGCAAGGGGGCGCGCGCTCCGCAAGGCGCTGGCCATCTCTGGTCTCTCGCGGCTAATGCCATCGACCTGCTCCCGCTGAGAGACCGTATCGTCTTTGAGGACAAGAAGCCCATCCTTGGTGTTGAGAAGACCAGGATTCTTGGTTTTCCTAAA GTGATCGTGCTCGACGAAGCAGCCATCGCAGCTGCCAGCATTATTCCAGACCAAGACTTATTTACTGGTAGTACAA TGTTCCTAAACCCAGTGTCGACGGAGCAGGTGGTGAGGGAGAGCGGCCTCATCTCTGTGGATTAA